From a region of the uncultured Desulfatiglans sp. genome:
- a CDS encoding Acetoacetate metabolism regulatory protein atoC, whose amino-acid sequence MKQYRFSLQVLIPFIVGGMAFLAFLVGFHVGQKQHPYSLSALFAALLSSVGFAAFAGVMIVRLFLKPIKRALREATPPAPDPKPKLEVISEKDELDCFEEAIQQMTGALDTEEAARLFPEIIGSSRALRTALRQAALVAPADTTVLIHGESGTGKELVASAIHRLSPRSKGPFVTVNCAAIPEGLLESELFGHEKGAFTGATSRKPGKFEAAQGGVLFLDEIGDMPPATQAKILRVLQERTFERVGGNQTVQVDVRILAATNKDLSKMVQEGAFREDLYHRIHVFDLNLPPLRHRKEDIRLLAEHFLNYLTPPANALTPAALRALTAHHWPGNIRELQNVLERAALLAAGAPIEPQHLPPELIQQAGGPLDHLPPDATLDQKLAEIERNLIIDALYSTGGVQARAAEILGINQRSLWHRVKKYQIDVQSLKET is encoded by the coding sequence ATGAAGCAATACCGATTCAGCCTTCAGGTCCTCATCCCGTTTATCGTCGGAGGCATGGCCTTCCTGGCCTTCCTCGTCGGGTTTCATGTTGGCCAGAAGCAGCACCCTTATTCCCTCTCGGCCCTTTTCGCGGCCCTCCTCTCGAGTGTCGGGTTCGCTGCCTTTGCGGGGGTCATGATCGTGCGTCTCTTTCTGAAACCCATCAAACGCGCCCTCCGGGAAGCGACCCCGCCCGCTCCTGACCCTAAGCCAAAACTGGAGGTGATCTCCGAAAAGGATGAACTCGACTGCTTCGAAGAGGCCATCCAGCAGATGACCGGCGCGCTCGACACCGAAGAAGCCGCCCGCCTTTTCCCCGAGATCATCGGCTCGAGCCGCGCCTTGCGCACCGCCCTCCGACAGGCCGCGCTCGTGGCCCCGGCGGACACCACCGTTCTGATCCATGGCGAAAGCGGCACGGGAAAGGAGCTGGTGGCCTCGGCCATCCACCGCCTGAGCCCCCGCTCCAAAGGCCCTTTCGTCACGGTGAACTGTGCAGCCATCCCCGAAGGGCTCCTCGAGAGCGAGCTCTTCGGGCATGAAAAAGGCGCCTTCACCGGCGCCACAAGCCGCAAACCCGGCAAGTTCGAGGCCGCCCAAGGCGGCGTCCTCTTTCTGGACGAGATCGGCGACATGCCCCCCGCCACCCAGGCCAAGATCCTGCGCGTCCTCCAGGAGCGGACCTTCGAGCGGGTCGGCGGCAACCAGACCGTTCAGGTCGATGTCCGCATCCTGGCCGCCACCAACAAGGATCTCTCCAAAATGGTGCAGGAGGGCGCATTCCGCGAAGACCTCTATCACCGCATCCACGTCTTCGATCTCAACCTGCCGCCCTTAAGGCACCGGAAGGAAGATATCCGCCTCCTGGCCGAGCATTTTCTGAACTACCTGACGCCGCCCGCAAACGCCCTGACCCCCGCAGCCCTTCGCGCCCTGACAGCCCACCACTGGCCGGGCAACATCCGCGAACTCCAGAATGTCCTCGAGCGTGCCGCCCTTCTGGCAGCGGGTGCTCCGATCGAACCGCAGCACCTCCCGCCGGAATTGATCCAGCAGGCCGGCGGCCCGCTCGACCACCTGCCGCCGGATGCCACGCTCGACCAAAAGCTCGCCGAGATCGAGCGAAACCTGATCATCGACGCCCTTTACTCCACTGGAGGCGTCCAGGCAAGGGCAGCGGAAATCCTCGGCATCAACCAAAGGAGCCTGTGGCACAGGGTGAAGAAGTATCAGATCGATGTTCAATCTCTTAAAGAGACATAG
- a CDS encoding hypothetical protein (Evidence 5 : Unknown function) produces the protein MNFGTATAARIPNITSTAITSINVKPSLFFTLLHFIIYKSSFKIDGKVFQQTMNKNNFISSAKNTSFPKKLQDENLLSGKDGA, from the coding sequence ATGAATTTTGGTACAGCGACAGCAGCCAGAATACCTAATATAACAAGTACTGCAATAACCTCGATTAACGTAAAACCTTCACTCTTTTTTACTCTCCTGCATTTTATCATTTACAAATCCTCCTTTAAGATAGATGGAAAAGTGTTCCAACAAACGATGAATAAAAACAACTTTATATCTAGCGCAAAGAACACCTCCTTTCCTAAGAAATTACAAGATGAAAATTTGCTGTCTGGAAAAGACGGCGCGTAG
- a CDS encoding conserved hypothetical protein (Evidence 4 : Unknown function but conserved in other organisms): MRTPLRPARDAFVVRHILDSHGGVMIAAVAAILLIGVLGAGVVSMVGTSSQEEVRANHGERAFLLAESGFRFAESAYKVVLDDPVQGREAAKAALLALDDFTQAAPGGGAFTLHVSLPEDPYDTEAIVAGNQSVQKGGNLTLQAGANLVPRNGVFRHEGAYYRYREFVNDTLVDIIGVEEGQAFPLNFSENQVLTDYFYSEVVEVVSTGEYPGSGNLNVSRDLTYWWPLPGGGAAGGPGENEFSGEPDVWEDFEDPSHLDDWEGHEQTLGEPRIVDGALNIRDVHHNHAAFLIVYPTSTDMISDYELQVKIKCDLATFEDEQRKKTPKYMAGLTFRKQDTQINQGHRKSFGVSFIKGVGDGIPSFGESPGSGNKKKDENPLDPDDLYIILWTAPHSAVPSKKEELIAYKKLTVPDKVILNNELANWSTLLVRIRELEGNNRISVYYTDASRSANGDSIPVNLSRKCSPRDGLTDNNGTRYLPWPPNDTENWSANIDYFTLVVWDWVNEEKLSDGDVRVLPDGDYGQVIIETDEMTFKAPTREIGLHAFGEEDYITYVYFDDFAFRTAKPGNNGPDVYIPPIVVQ, from the coding sequence ATGAGAACTCCCCTGAGACCTGCACGCGACGCATTCGTTGTTCGGCATATCCTTGATTCTCACGGTGGTGTCATGATAGCCGCTGTAGCGGCTATCCTCCTGATTGGCGTGCTGGGTGCCGGGGTTGTGTCCATGGTCGGCACCTCGAGCCAGGAAGAGGTCCGCGCAAACCACGGGGAGCGCGCCTTTCTTCTGGCGGAATCAGGATTCAGATTCGCGGAATCAGCTTACAAGGTGGTTTTGGATGATCCCGTTCAGGGCAGGGAGGCTGCAAAGGCAGCGTTGCTCGCTCTGGATGATTTCACCCAAGCCGCCCCGGGTGGAGGAGCCTTCACCCTGCATGTTTCTCTGCCGGAAGATCCCTACGACACCGAAGCGATTGTTGCAGGCAATCAGTCGGTGCAAAAGGGCGGGAATTTGACACTGCAGGCAGGCGCTAACCTGGTGCCACGGAATGGTGTTTTCCGCCACGAGGGCGCTTACTACCGCTATCGAGAATTTGTGAACGATACCTTGGTTGATATCATCGGAGTAGAGGAGGGGCAGGCCTTCCCTTTGAATTTCTCAGAAAACCAGGTGCTTACGGATTATTTCTATTCCGAGGTGGTGGAGGTGGTGTCGACGGGAGAATATCCCGGATCGGGAAATTTGAATGTCTCTCGTGACTTGACCTATTGGTGGCCATTGCCCGGCGGCGGCGCAGCGGGAGGACCTGGGGAGAATGAGTTTAGTGGAGAGCCCGACGTATGGGAAGATTTTGAAGATCCTTCTCATCTAGATGATTGGGAGGGTCATGAACAAACATTAGGCGAACCTCGGATAGTAGATGGAGCTTTAAATATTAGGGATGTTCATCACAACCATGCTGCGTTTCTTATAGTATATCCAACCTCAACGGACATGATTTCCGATTACGAGTTGCAGGTTAAAATAAAATGTGACTTGGCTACCTTCGAAGATGAGCAACGCAAAAAGACGCCGAAGTATATGGCAGGACTTACATTCAGGAAACAGGATACGCAGATAAACCAAGGGCATCGGAAAAGTTTTGGGGTATCTTTCATCAAAGGCGTTGGCGATGGTATCCCCAGCTTTGGCGAATCGCCAGGTTCGGGAAATAAGAAAAAAGATGAGAATCCTCTAGATCCCGACGATTTATATATTATTTTGTGGACCGCCCCTCATAGTGCAGTTCCATCCAAAAAAGAAGAACTTATCGCTTATAAAAAATTAACTGTTCCGGATAAAGTTATTTTAAACAATGAATTGGCGAATTGGTCGACGCTTCTTGTAAGAATAAGGGAACTAGAGGGTAATAATAGAATCAGTGTCTATTATACTGATGCCAGCAGAAGTGCAAACGGAGATTCCATTCCCGTAAATTTGAGCAGAAAATGCAGCCCGAGGGATGGCTTGACGGATAACAACGGGACAAGGTATTTGCCATGGCCTCCGAACGATACTGAAAACTGGAGTGCTAATATAGATTATTTTACCCTGGTTGTCTGGGATTGGGTTAATGAAGAAAAACTAAGTGATGGTGACGTGCGGGTGCTGCCTGATGGAGATTACGGACAAGTTATTATCGAAACCGATGAAATGACCTTTAAGGCGCCTACCCGCGAGATAGGGCTGCATGCGTTTGGCGAAGAAGACTATATAACATATGTTTACTTCGATGATTTTGCTTTCAGAACTGCAAAACCGGGCAACAACGGACCTGATGTTTATATCCCTCCAATTGTTGTACAATAA
- a CDS encoding Type II secretion system protein E: MRERKRLGEMLVEAGILTEELVDKALADRKRGSLKLGQYLVREGLVSEPVLIELLARQLRLEKYTPTRFPIDPNLSRILPKETASRHQVLPLQRSGRILYCAVTDPLDVVAQDAIEVYTNLEVEPVLCSEQEFNQIFNNLYGAFSDIGGILESIERNKPEEAEESLEASPPRSMQDLQLSSLQDMAEEAPVVRLVNSILSQAIRERASDVHISPEKEYIQIRFRLDGKLHEVPAPPKSLFLPLASRIKILAGMDIAVSRIPQDGRFTVRMHDREVNIRASVIPTIYGENVVLRLLDMSTGVYSLKALGMAPFDQEKIAAMIRKPYGMILSTGPTGSGKTTSLYAILKELNQPDINIITLEDPVEYRLEKVRQTQLNRQAGMTFASGLRAVLRQDPDVIMVGEIRDSETATIAVQAALTGHRVLSTVHTNDAAGAVTRFLDMGIEPFLTASVMLVSFAQRLVRKVCPDCRESYQPPPEALAQWGLTDVKDADFQRGRGCLSCMYTGYRGRTGVFEVLVNDEMVQGMILQRRSAQEITRAAREAGVLRTLKEDAMDKVVRGITTLEEAASAVMV; this comes from the coding sequence GTGAGGGAACGCAAGCGTCTGGGGGAAATGCTGGTCGAGGCCGGGATCCTGACCGAGGAACTGGTCGACAAGGCCCTGGCGGACAGGAAACGCGGCAGCCTCAAGCTCGGCCAGTACCTCGTCCGCGAGGGCCTGGTCTCCGAGCCCGTGCTGATCGAGCTTCTCGCCCGGCAGCTGCGGCTGGAGAAATACACGCCGACGCGGTTCCCGATCGATCCGAACCTTTCCCGCATCCTTCCGAAGGAAACGGCCTCCCGCCACCAGGTCCTTCCCCTCCAGCGGAGCGGGCGGATCCTCTACTGCGCCGTCACGGACCCCCTGGACGTCGTCGCCCAGGACGCCATAGAGGTCTACACCAACCTCGAGGTCGAGCCCGTACTCTGCAGCGAGCAGGAGTTCAATCAGATCTTCAACAACCTGTACGGGGCCTTTTCTGACATCGGCGGAATCCTCGAGAGCATCGAACGGAACAAACCCGAAGAGGCTGAAGAATCTCTCGAGGCCTCTCCCCCGCGCAGCATGCAGGATCTTCAGTTGAGCTCCCTGCAGGACATGGCGGAGGAGGCGCCCGTCGTCCGCCTGGTCAACTCGATCCTCTCCCAGGCCATCCGCGAACGGGCGAGCGACGTGCACATCAGCCCGGAGAAGGAGTACATCCAGATCCGCTTCCGCCTGGACGGAAAGCTGCACGAGGTCCCCGCCCCTCCCAAGTCGCTGTTTCTGCCTCTGGCCTCACGCATCAAGATCCTTGCGGGCATGGACATCGCGGTCTCCCGCATCCCCCAGGACGGCCGCTTCACCGTGCGGATGCACGACCGGGAGGTCAATATCCGTGCCTCCGTCATCCCGACCATCTACGGCGAAAACGTGGTGCTGAGGCTCCTCGACATGTCCACCGGGGTCTATTCCCTGAAGGCGCTCGGCATGGCCCCCTTCGACCAGGAGAAGATCGCGGCCATGATCCGCAAACCTTACGGCATGATCCTCAGCACCGGCCCGACCGGCAGCGGGAAGACCACCAGCCTTTACGCCATCCTGAAAGAACTTAACCAGCCCGACATCAACATCATCACCCTGGAAGACCCGGTCGAATACCGGTTGGAGAAGGTCCGCCAGACCCAGTTGAACCGCCAGGCGGGCATGACCTTCGCGAGCGGTCTGCGCGCCGTCCTCCGTCAGGACCCGGATGTCATCATGGTCGGCGAGATTCGCGACTCGGAAACCGCCACCATCGCCGTCCAGGCGGCCTTGACCGGACACAGGGTCCTCAGCACGGTCCATACAAACGACGCCGCAGGCGCCGTGACGCGCTTCCTGGACATGGGGATCGAACCCTTCCTGACCGCCTCGGTGATGCTCGTTTCCTTCGCCCAGCGCCTGGTGCGCAAGGTCTGCCCCGACTGCAGGGAATCCTACCAGCCCCCGCCGGAGGCCCTCGCACAGTGGGGCCTGACCGATGTGAAAGACGCAGACTTCCAGCGCGGGCGCGGCTGCCTGAGCTGCATGTACACAGGGTATCGAGGCCGTACAGGGGTCTTCGAGGTCCTCGTAAACGACGAGATGGTCCAGGGCATGATCCTTCAGCGGCGCTCCGCCCAGGAGATCACCCGCGCTGCGCGGGAGGCGGGCGTGCTGCGCACCCTCAAAGAGGATGCCATGGACAAGGTCGTCCGCGGAATCACCACCCTGGAGGAGGCGGCCTCGGCCGTCATGGTTTAA
- a CDS encoding Prepilin-type N-terminal cleavage/methylation domain-containing protein, translated as MIKCRRVKKSEGFTLIEVIAVLVILGILAAVAVPKFMDLQEEARKKAIEGAFAAGGSQLAMQYATDLLEGDATANSWDYTGTDVVLGDFTADLTGACGDKASSVTIKTGPDWVTELTDKTRTFTICETAPEP; from the coding sequence ATGATAAAATGCAGGAGAGTAAAAAAGAGTGAAGGTTTTACGTTAATCGAGGTTATTGCAGTACTTGTTATATTAGGTATTCTGGCTGCTGTCGCTGTACCAAAATTCATGGATCTTCAAGAAGAAGCAAGGAAAAAGGCTATTGAAGGCGCATTTGCTGCCGGCGGATCCCAGTTAGCTATGCAATATGCCACTGATCTCCTTGAGGGAGATGCTACAGCCAATAGCTGGGATTACACAGGTACCGACGTAGTTCTTGGCGATTTTACTGCAGATCTTACAGGAGCTTGCGGAGACAAAGCATCATCTGTAACGATTAAAACTGGACCAGATTGGGTAACTGAACTTACAGATAAAACGAGAACCTTTACAATTTGTGAAACCGCACCCGAACCATAG
- a CDS encoding Type II secretion system F domain-containing protein, translating into MPTFRYTAIDVSGHKRSGRLEAEHREQAATMLLDRDLIPDRIRELPGAAPVTNGIGLFDRLRSVKTLDLILFTKQFRTLLRAGVPVVRTLQILESQTENKRLKGVINALAADIERGKSLFEAFQAHPRIFSPLYVAMVRAGESSGDLPEVFNRLIYIVEHEHKVKSDIRAALQYPIIVMTFLFIAFFVLLTFVVPKFIDMFINAGVEIPLPTRICMLLYDVISTYWPYLLGGLAALVVFLALALRTEAGRYIRDLILINMVLVGPLFIKSAMSRFASIFAILQASGIRVLESMRILAGTIGNAVISREFRRIQESMEQGKGIAEPLKQARYFTPMVINMVAVGEESGRLDEMLREVSVHYDDEVDFAMKRLTDAIGPILTVGLAAVVLFFALSIFLPMWDMVKVQAKF; encoded by the coding sequence ATGCCGACCTTCCGATACACAGCGATCGACGTCAGCGGCCACAAGCGCTCGGGCCGCCTCGAGGCCGAACACCGGGAGCAGGCCGCCACCATGCTCCTCGACCGCGACCTGATACCCGACCGGATCCGCGAGCTGCCGGGTGCGGCCCCGGTGACAAACGGCATCGGCCTCTTCGATCGGCTCCGATCGGTCAAGACCCTCGATCTGATCCTCTTTACCAAGCAGTTTCGAACCCTCCTCCGGGCCGGCGTCCCCGTCGTCCGGACCCTTCAAATCCTGGAAAGCCAGACCGAGAACAAGCGCCTGAAGGGGGTCATCAACGCCCTTGCCGCCGACATCGAACGGGGGAAAAGCCTCTTCGAGGCCTTTCAAGCCCATCCTCGGATCTTCTCCCCCCTTTATGTCGCCATGGTGCGCGCCGGAGAGTCGAGCGGCGACCTGCCGGAGGTCTTCAACCGGCTGATCTATATCGTGGAGCACGAGCACAAGGTCAAGTCCGACATCCGGGCCGCCCTCCAGTACCCGATCATCGTCATGACCTTCCTCTTCATCGCCTTCTTCGTCCTCCTGACCTTCGTGGTGCCGAAGTTCATCGACATGTTCATCAACGCGGGGGTGGAGATCCCGCTCCCCACCCGGATCTGCATGCTCCTTTACGATGTAATCTCCACCTATTGGCCGTATCTCCTCGGGGGTTTGGCGGCCCTGGTCGTCTTCCTGGCTCTGGCCCTCCGCACCGAGGCAGGCCGGTACATCCGAGACCTCATTCTGATCAACATGGTGCTCGTCGGGCCCCTCTTCATCAAGAGCGCCATGTCCCGCTTCGCGAGCATCTTCGCGATCCTGCAGGCAAGCGGCATCCGTGTGCTCGAATCCATGCGCATCCTGGCCGGCACGATCGGCAACGCCGTGATCTCCCGCGAGTTCCGGCGCATCCAGGAGAGCATGGAACAGGGGAAAGGGATCGCGGAGCCCTTGAAGCAGGCCCGCTACTTCACCCCCATGGTGATTAACATGGTGGCGGTGGGCGAGGAAAGCGGACGACTGGACGAGATGCTTCGCGAGGTCTCGGTCCATTACGACGACGAGGTGGATTTCGCCATGAAGCGCCTGACCGACGCCATCGGCCCCATCCTGACAGTGGGTCTCGCGGCGGTGGTCCTGTTCTTCGCCCTGTCGATCTTCCTGCCCATGTGGGACATGGTCAAGGTCCAGGCGAAATTTTAG